TCAATAAATGAAGGTTTTTTCTCGTGCTTTGGTCCTGAATTTTTGTGGGCTTGTTCGAAGGATTGAGAGTTCTTCCAATCTTCAAAGTCCTGAGCATTGCGCCATTGAGTCAGCACCACGTACGTATTGCCTTTGACAGGTCTCAGAATTCGGATCGCTTGAAAGCCTTCCATATTCTCAACATTCCCTGCACGATTTTTGAAGCGGTCCTCAAATACAGGACGTCCTTCGTCAGCTACAGGAATATTATTCATAACGACGTATCCCTTAGGTTGAAGGCTGCCAACGGAGTCTACAATTTCGTACTCGCGTCCTTCTTCAAAAATTGAATTATCTCCTTCGTAATAAGCCACTGTTTTATCCTGGTCCTGCATAAATAAGAGGTGAGCATCTGGGTGTTGTTTGTCTAATTTAGCTAAGTAATTCAAAGTGCCATTTGTCATCGAAACTTTCATAATGGATGTCTCCTTTCCAACATTAATTTCAGTTTAGCAATTGAAATGGTGAACCCGCAAGTTTGAAAGAGATTGCACAAGAAAGGGTGCATATAAGTTGAAACAATATGATTATCTTAAGCCAATCCAGCGTGCGGCAAGACGTGTGCGATGGGCTGGCATAATCCTCGCTATCCTGGTCATGGCCGGTGTGTTAGGTTATATAACCATCTTGTTTGGAGGACGTTTAGTCGTTAGTGAAGAAGATCTGGTATTAGACGAAAAAACGTTTGTCGAAACAAAAGATGGAGAGGTCATTGAAGAGATTTACACGAAAAACAGGGAAATTATCGATCTATCCGATGTACCTGACCACGTGCAGCAAGCGTTTGTGGCGATTGAAGACAGTCGCTTCTACGAACATTCCGGAATTGATTTTAAATCGATTGTCCGGGCCGTCTATAAAGACATCATCGCTATGGCGAAGGTCGAAGGAGCCAGTACCATTACACAACAGCTGGCCAAAAATATATCTTTATCCAATGATAAGACGTGGATGAGAAAGACGAAAGAAGTTATGGCCGCTATTTATCTGGAGCGGAATTTTACAAAAGATGAAATTTTGGAACTTTACCTAAATCGGATCTATTTTGGAGAAGGTGTTTATGGAATTGAGGCCGCTGCCGAGCATTATTTTCAAAGTCCAGCTTCAGAACTTACAGTAGCTGAAGGCGCGCTGCTTGCTGGTATGCCGAAAGCTCCGAATTCTTATTCCCCTTTTGACAATCCGGAAGAAGCGAAAGAACGGCGCAACCTTGTTCTTTCGCGGATGAACGACACAGGAAGTATATCGGCTGCCGATATGAAGAGCTATCAGGGTGCGACTCTGGGAGCCGAAGAAGATGAATCTGAAAGCGAAACGTGGACGAATAGTTACGTTGATTTAGTAATCGCAGAAGCGGCAGAGAAATATGACATTTCCAGGGACGAGCTAAAACGCGGAGGTTACCGGGTGATTGTGGAAATGGATCCTGTCGCCCAGCGGATTGCCGCTGAGAATGTAAAAAACGGGGAATTTGTTCCCGGTACGAACGGGGAAGTTCAAGGGGCTTTAACGTTGATGGATCATGAAACAGGAGCCTTGCGCGCGGTGGTCGGCGGCAGAGATTTTAAACACGGTGATATCAACCGCGTATTAACCGCGCATCAGCCGGCGTCTGCCATCAAGCCTCTAGCCGTTTATGGACCAGCCCTTATGACTGAAGAGTACACCCCCTACACGGTTCTTCCTGATGAAAAACAGGAATTTGCGGATAATTATACTCCGGAAAATTACGACGGGGAGTATGATGGATCGGTTTCCCTTTATCAGGCGCTGAGTGAATCCAAAAACGTGGCCGCCGTATGGCTGTTGGATCAAATGGGTATTGATTATGTAAAAGGCTATTTAAAAGAGCTTGGACTTGAAACGAAAGATAAGGGTCTGGCGATTGCTCTCGGTGCGCTTTCAGAAGGATATACCCCTTTACAAATGGCGGAAGCCTATCGCAGTTTTGCTCAAAACGGAAAGGTCACAGACAGTTATACGATCACTCAAATCAAAGATCGATCCGGTGTAGTCATTCATAAGCACCAAAGCGGAGAAGAAACGGAGGTATTCAGCCCACAGACAGCCTGGTACATGACGGAAATGCTGCAAAGCGCAGTGAGCGAGGGCACGGCTAGCGCCGGTGATTATCGAAAGGCACTGGCAGGAAAAACAGGAACCCAGCAGCACTTGGACGGTGATAATAAGGATGTATGGTTTGCCGGATATACCCCGGAGTATGTCGGGACATTGTGGATGGGCTATGACCAAGCCGGGGAGAATTTCCGCTTAGAAGGCGGGAGCAGCTATCCTACCAGACTGATGAAGGACATATTATCGCAAATCGATGAGAAAAAGAACTTAAAGAAAAGCTTTGCACGTCCTGAGGGAGTAGAAGACTTGCCGGAACCGATTGAAATGCCTGATATCGAGGACGCATCAGGATCTTTAAGCTTATCTGGACTTGCGAGGTTCCGCGGAACCATCAACTGGACACCTGCGGACGACGATCGTCTCGTTTACCGTATTTACAGAGAAGAAGAAGGAGAAGATGTAAAAGTGGGGGAAGTAACTGGAAAAGGCGAGTTTAAAGTCAATGCCTTTGGAATATTTGATCAGACCACGTATTACATCGTTCCTTTTGATCCGTTGACTGGAAGAGAAGGAGAACCGTCCAATAAAGTAACCCTGAATTGGGACCTGTGAAAAAACGCACAATCTGGTGAAAATTAGTTCATTTTTCTATACAGAAGAAGGATATATCGTTATAGTGGAAATCGGATGAAAGATGAACGTGGATAAAGGAGCTAGGTGATTATGAATAAAATTGAAAACGATACGATCTTAAGAGCTTTTCAGGGAGAAAAGACGGAGCATACACCGGTTTGGTTTATGCGTCAGGCGGGCAGATCCCAGCCTGAATATCGTAAATTAAAAGAGAAATATTCGTTGTTTGAAATTACACACGAGCCGGAACTTTGCGCTTATGTAACCCGCCTTCCCGTGGAACAGTACGGAGTCGATGCCGCCATTCTTTATAAAGATATTATGTCCCCCCTTCCTGCACTGGGCGTGGACGTGGAGATTAAGAAAGGCATCGGGCCGGTGATTCACAATCCAATCCGCTCCAAAGCCGATGTGGAAAATCTGGGAACCATCGATCCTGAATCCGATGTTCCTTACGTTCTGGATACGATCAGACTTCTCACACAAGAGCAGCTGACGGTTCCTTTAATTGGCTTCAGCGGTGCACCGTTTACACTGGCGAGTTATATGGTGGAAGGTGGTCCTTCCAAGAACTATAATAAGACCAAATCCTTAATGTACAGCGAACCCATGACTTGGTTTGCTTTAATGGACAAACTGGCTGATATGGTGATCACCTATGTCCGTGCTCAAGTGAAAGCAGGGGCAAAAGCTATTCAGATCTTTGATTCATGGGTCGGTGCTTTAAATGTAGAGGACTACCGAACGTATATTAAACCAGTTATGGAAAGAATCTTCAGCGAATTACGTTCCGAGGGTGTACCGCTTATCTTATTCGGTGTAGGTGCCCGCCATCTGGCTCTTGAGTGGAATGACCTTCCAGTAGATGTGATGGGACTTGATTGGAGAATGTCCATTACCGAAGCAAGAAGTAATGGCATTACGAAACCATTACAGGGAAATCTGGATCCATCTCTATTGCTGGCCGATTGGGACGTGATTGAAGAGCGGACGAAGCGTATTATAGATGAAGGGCGCGAGCATCCGGCTCACATATTTAATCTCGGACACGGCGTCACACCTGATATCAAACCGGAAACATTGAAACGATTGACCAATCTGGTACATGAGTATTCAAAATCTAAGTAAGAGGTGACGATCATGGGTAAAAAACAAATGGGACTGCTAGTAATGGCTTATGGTACGCCATACAAAGAAGAAGATTTGGAGCGCTATTACACACACATCCGGCGCGGACGCAAGCCGACGGATGAAATGCTTCAGGATCTTAGAGACCGTTATGACGCCATTGGAGGCATTTCTCCTTTAGCAAGAATTACAGACAGCCAGGCGGAAGCTCTTCAAAATGACTTGAATGAAAATCAGGATGAAATTGAATTCAAACTATACATCGGGCTAAAACACATTGAACCTTTTGTAGAAGATGCAGTTCAACAGATGAAAGAAGACGGAATTGAAGAAGCTGTGTCCATTGTACTTGCTCCTCATTATTCCACCTTTAGTGTGAAGTCTTATAATGGACGAGCTCAAGAGGAAGCTGAGAAGCACGGCATCACCATCCGTTCCGTGGAAAGCTGGTATGATGCTCCAGGCTTCATCGACTTCTGGAAAGAAAAAATCCTCGCAGAATATTCGAAAATTGCAGAAGAAGAGAAGAAAAATACGTGCCTGATCGTATCGGCGCATAGTCTTCCAATGAAAATTCTAGAAGGCGGTGATCCTTATCCGGATCAACTGAAAAAAACCGCTGAGATGATTAGTGAAGCGACTGGAATTACTCAGTACGAAATCGGCTGGCAAAGTGAAGGTAATACACCGGATCCTTGGATTGGACCGGATGTGCAGGATCTGACCAGAGATCTGTATCATGATAAAGGGTACACGTCCTTTATTTATGCTCCCGTAGGCTTTGTATCCGATCACCTGGAAGTTCTTTATGATAATGATTACGAGTGTAAGGTAGTTTGTGATGAGGTAGGAGCGGATTACTACCGTCCAGAAATGCCTAACACTAACGATAAGTTTATTCATACGCTTGCTGGTGTCGTACTTGAAAAAGCTGAAGAGCAGCGATAAAGATGACAGAGCAAAAACGAGTACTTGTTGTTGGCGGAGGCATTTCAGGTTTAACAGCGGCTTATTATCTGCAAAAAGAACAAAAGCAGAAAAACTTACCTCTTGATGTTCAATTGATCGAAGCAAGTGATCAATTAGGAGGAAAAATTAAAACAGAAAAGAGAGATGGTTTTACGATTGAACGAGGACCTGATTCTTTTCTTGCCCGTAAAGAAAGTGCTGCAAGACTGGCTGAAGAAGTCGGTCTTGGCGATCAGCTTGTGCCAAATGGCACGGGGCAGTCTTACATTCTGGTCAATGGTAAACTTCATAAAATGCCAAGTGGTTCTTTTATGGGAATCCCGACCCGTATTCGGCCCTTCTTATTTTCCGGTCTTTTTACCCCTGCGGGAAAATTAAGAGCGTCCTTAGATTTAATAAAGCCTAAGAAACAGGTGGAAGGCGATCAGGGATTAGGTCTCTTTTTCCGCAGGCGACTTGGCAGTCAAGTGGTGGAGAATTTAATTGAACCCCTTCTTTCCGGCATTTATGCAGGAGACATTGATAAGCTGAGTCTTGAAGCAACCTTCCCTGATTTTTACCGTTTAGAGCAGGAATATGGAAGCTTAATTAAAGGGTTACGCAAAACGCGTTCCATCAGTAAACCCAAAAAAGGGGAAAAGAAACCAAGCATGTTCCGTACACTCGAACATGGCCTTGAATCCCTGGTAGATGCTGTGGAAGATAAACTTGACCCCGGCTCTGTTAGAAAGAATACAAAAGTCGATCATATCGAGAGAAAGCCTCAAGGCTATCATGTACTGTTAAGTGATGGAACTGTAGAAGAAGCGGATGCTGTCATACTGGCTGTTCCTCACTTTCAGGCACAGCGTATGCTTTCTCAATTTGATTTTATGGATCCTTTTAAAGAAGTAAATGCGACTTCTGTAGCCAATGTTGCGATGGCTTTTGACGAGTCAGCAATCAAAAAAGATATCGACGGTACAGGCTTTGTAGTATCACGGAACAGCAGCTTCAGAATTACGGCTTGCACGTGGACGCATAAAAAATGGCCTCACTCGACCCCGGCCGGGAAAGTCATGCTTCGTTGCTACGTAGGGAAACCAGATGACCAGGACGTGGTGAACCTGCCGGATGAGGACATCGTTGAGATTGCCTTGAACGATTTAAATAAAACGATGAATATTACGGATAAGCCCGACTTTTCCATTGTGACCCGCTGGTATGATGCTATGCCTCAATATCAAGTTGGCCACAAAGACCGTTTAGCAGAAATCACTGAACAATTGGATC
The Halobacillus halophilus DSM 2266 DNA segment above includes these coding regions:
- the hemY gene encoding protoporphyrinogen oxidase, which codes for MTEQKRVLVVGGGISGLTAAYYLQKEQKQKNLPLDVQLIEASDQLGGKIKTEKRDGFTIERGPDSFLARKESAARLAEEVGLGDQLVPNGTGQSYILVNGKLHKMPSGSFMGIPTRIRPFLFSGLFTPAGKLRASLDLIKPKKQVEGDQGLGLFFRRRLGSQVVENLIEPLLSGIYAGDIDKLSLEATFPDFYRLEQEYGSLIKGLRKTRSISKPKKGEKKPSMFRTLEHGLESLVDAVEDKLDPGSVRKNTKVDHIERKPQGYHVLLSDGTVEEADAVILAVPHFQAQRMLSQFDFMDPFKEVNATSVANVAMAFDESAIKKDIDGTGFVVSRNSSFRITACTWTHKKWPHSTPAGKVMLRCYVGKPDDQDVVNLPDEDIVEIALNDLNKTMNITDKPDFSIVTRWYDAMPQYQVGHKDRLAEITEQLDQHLPGVCLAGGSYRGIGLPDCIDQGEAAVEKVLSSIKDNRI
- a CDS encoding transglycosylase domain-containing protein, whose product is MKQYDYLKPIQRAARRVRWAGIILAILVMAGVLGYITILFGGRLVVSEEDLVLDEKTFVETKDGEVIEEIYTKNREIIDLSDVPDHVQQAFVAIEDSRFYEHSGIDFKSIVRAVYKDIIAMAKVEGASTITQQLAKNISLSNDKTWMRKTKEVMAAIYLERNFTKDEILELYLNRIYFGEGVYGIEAAAEHYFQSPASELTVAEGALLAGMPKAPNSYSPFDNPEEAKERRNLVLSRMNDTGSISAADMKSYQGATLGAEEDESESETWTNSYVDLVIAEAAEKYDISRDELKRGGYRVIVEMDPVAQRIAAENVKNGEFVPGTNGEVQGALTLMDHETGALRAVVGGRDFKHGDINRVLTAHQPASAIKPLAVYGPALMTEEYTPYTVLPDEKQEFADNYTPENYDGEYDGSVSLYQALSESKNVAAVWLLDQMGIDYVKGYLKELGLETKDKGLAIALGALSEGYTPLQMAEAYRSFAQNGKVTDSYTITQIKDRSGVVIHKHQSGEETEVFSPQTAWYMTEMLQSAVSEGTASAGDYRKALAGKTGTQQHLDGDNKDVWFAGYTPEYVGTLWMGYDQAGENFRLEGGSSYPTRLMKDILSQIDEKKNLKKSFARPEGVEDLPEPIEMPDIEDASGSLSLSGLARFRGTINWTPADDDRLVYRIYREEEGEDVKVGEVTGKGEFKVNAFGIFDQTTYYIVPFDPLTGREGEPSNKVTLNWDL
- a CDS encoding antibiotic biosynthesis monooxygenase family protein, whose protein sequence is MKVSMTNGTLNYLAKLDKQHPDAHLLFMQDQDKTVAYYEGDNSIFEEGREYEIVDSVGSLQPKGYVVMNNIPVADEGRPVFEDRFKNRAGNVENMEGFQAIRILRPVKGNTYVVLTQWRNAQDFEDWKNSQSFEQAHKNSGPKHEKKPSFIDGEAYITKYQMLQLEE
- the hemH gene encoding ferrochelatase, whose amino-acid sequence is MGKKQMGLLVMAYGTPYKEEDLERYYTHIRRGRKPTDEMLQDLRDRYDAIGGISPLARITDSQAEALQNDLNENQDEIEFKLYIGLKHIEPFVEDAVQQMKEDGIEEAVSIVLAPHYSTFSVKSYNGRAQEEAEKHGITIRSVESWYDAPGFIDFWKEKILAEYSKIAEEEKKNTCLIVSAHSLPMKILEGGDPYPDQLKKTAEMISEATGITQYEIGWQSEGNTPDPWIGPDVQDLTRDLYHDKGYTSFIYAPVGFVSDHLEVLYDNDYECKVVCDEVGADYYRPEMPNTNDKFIHTLAGVVLEKAEEQR
- the hemE gene encoding uroporphyrinogen decarboxylase, giving the protein MNKIENDTILRAFQGEKTEHTPVWFMRQAGRSQPEYRKLKEKYSLFEITHEPELCAYVTRLPVEQYGVDAAILYKDIMSPLPALGVDVEIKKGIGPVIHNPIRSKADVENLGTIDPESDVPYVLDTIRLLTQEQLTVPLIGFSGAPFTLASYMVEGGPSKNYNKTKSLMYSEPMTWFALMDKLADMVITYVRAQVKAGAKAIQIFDSWVGALNVEDYRTYIKPVMERIFSELRSEGVPLILFGVGARHLALEWNDLPVDVMGLDWRMSITEARSNGITKPLQGNLDPSLLLADWDVIEERTKRIIDEGREHPAHIFNLGHGVTPDIKPETLKRLTNLVHEYSKSK